The stretch of DNA CCCCCTCATTCCCTCACTCCCACTCTcacccatacccccccccacactctctctcactctcactctctttcccctgtctctcttccccctccatctCTTCCCTCCTtatcccctcttcctctcccctttctccctctcactccacctctcttgtccccttctctctctcccccttctctctctctcttctcctctttctttctcttccctctcctttcactctcacacactccccctcattcccccattccccctctcactctttttCACTCTCTCACTTTCGCTCACTCTCATTCTCCctatctctctaccccctctatCTCTTCCCTCCTtatcccctcttcctctcccccttctccctctcactcactccaccTCACttgtccccttctctccccccttctctctctttctttctttctctttcctctcccctctcctttctctcttcccccatcactTTCCCATGGTCTTCTCCTCCTGGGCCCAACCTGTGGAGCAGGGGTCCATCCTAGAGTaataactagagatgggcgaatccgtcCTAATCCGTTTTCCGGATTTTCTATcaatttccccccaaaatctgtttcgcGGTGTCAAATCCATGAACGGCTTTTTCATTTGTGcgaattcatcaaaatccgccattggatacaatccgttgacggattctTACGATTGTTGAACCCgtagattggattctacaaatccgtccacaggttgCGGAATCCGTGCAGTGTataggtaataataataaaaatccgCAAAACACGAGTCGCCCTTTCTTAGCTTGATCCGCAGAAATCTactgaccaaaggaaccggcccaAAAATGTGCCCCTCTAGTAATCACTATTCCGTTACTATCAAATAAGtgcacacattcattacattttgAACAAGGATTAAGTAATTTCTAACAGTAACAATACCCTTTGGGTCGTTGCAAATTATAACATTTAGCAACATGTAACTATATAATAACAGAAGCAGAATGGAACATGTACAAACACTGTAGCTGTCTGCAGATCTCCTCTCTTTATATATGCAGCCTATGTAGCCAAGCTTTTGTTGTTATGTATGTTATATGTGGGCAGAGTTTGAGTCTTTATAGATCTTATTGGGTGTAAATAATGTATTTCCCAGAGTTTTTGATTGCCCTTTTCCAAGTGCTAAAATGTGTTTACTACATTTTCTGCAGCCCAGCACACCCTTGAATTCTACATAAAAtagattttttattatattatatattattatacttatAGATTATATTATAGTATACTACATGTGCAATGTGGATTTCCAAAAATGTGTTTGACAAATTGTAATGCTGAAATGTTTTTTCTACATATTATGAACAATGAGCCAATTATTATGTTTAAGAAGTAATTTAAATGTATGATATTACTTGTCCAAAAGTGTTAATTAGGGAGAAAATAATTGGCTTCACAAAGGTTCAATTTCACATTGTACTCAAGTTTTCGACTGTGTTTTTGTCAGATATTTTTCCGATTTGCTTTCAACCACAGCTCACATGGATGCCGTGTTCTTTGATGCTTTAGCTAATGAGCTCACACTAACATGTGAAGCACACTTTATCACATAGGCACATGCCTCTCACTATAGGTATGCATCAAAGTCCCTTTtgaaccttttttttaaatatgtataaaATGCTTAATGCATAGAAATGTACATATAGAGAAATGCAATCAGGCATCACAAAGCTGAGTGCATGGATATACGAATAAAATATGCGTATATGCTAGGCATTAAAcattttcaatgttttttttttatgccatAGAACAATATGTTTGTAGTCCCCCAGAAAACATTAAAACTACATGTAGATTTGAAAGTATCTTCCTCAAAACTGCACTCTATCGGTGCAGTTCTGCAGACAGTTATTGGTCGACCTGGCAtttgaataaatgtatttttatcacATGCTTAGTAGATATGGATATTGCAATTATTGGTCTCTGCCCACCGTGTCAACAGGTGGTAAACCTCTGAAAAGCAGaattggggatttttttttattgattgaaTAGTTGGTTGCTCTGTTTTGCTATTAGATTGTACCTgtctgcacacgcacacacttagACACCTTCTGAAAAATGAGCCCTTGCATGGCAGTGCCCTATGGCCCTTTAACAGCATATGCAGAACATTATTTCACTGAATCCTTTGACCCCATTATTTTACAATCTTCTGTAAATTGTCTGTATGCTcacactatatacacatataatgaatacagaataataataatgtatttgcaCCAGAAATTCTGCATATGAGCAATACATGGCAGTTTGTAGAATTCTCCAAcacctaagacctggaaaactgccagagttgtcccaatcttcaaaagtggggacaaaaacactgtctcaagctacaggccaatctctcttctcccaatactatccaaagtcatggaaaaatgtgtttactcccaattaagcgattactataccaagacaaatttccctagccaattccaatctggcttttgctccaaacactccaccgtcactaccctgctaaaagtttgtaatgaaatccagtgtggaatggaacggggacaactcactggtgcaatattcctacattttgcaaaggcttttgatactgttgatcatgttatcttgcttaacaaactccagtgctctggaatagggaagcatggtttaaactggtttcagtcctacctatcaggtagatcccaacatgtgtccatctcaggctctaattccaacaccttggatatcacctgtggtgtcctgcaaggctctgttctgggtccGTTCTCTTCTCTGTGTTGAACAATGATCTTTctgcagcttgtaagggagctttaatatacatgtatgcagatgacacaatcataTGCACAAAgctctagcctctccgaccttgaacacatacatcaatctgactttttgagacttgaaaattggatttccgaaaacaaactgtttttaaacactgacaagactgtaacaatagtatttgggaccaaggctaaatttctaaagcttccaatgactgagctccagatcagaaccaatgctaacaccaccctaactcctgttactagttttaaatactttggCATATGagttgactcccatttaacatttgggatgcacattgatacccatCCAAATATCCAAGTcctccaaatcctatgccaaactagttgTATGCCAgtttgtatttgttatatgtatgtttCCCTGATCTTGTTGGGTCAGTTTTTTATCAGGCAGCCTTGCTTATATGTATAAGTACTCTGTACACTTTTTGATTATATTTAGTCACTAGTGGTCACCACACATATTGTTTGTAAGCAGTAGCGCTTTCAGCACTTTCCTTTTTGTTGTACACAATTCAATAGGCAATCTTGAAAGAGGTCTTTCCCACACTTTCAACTCTTTAATAGCCCACCCCCACCATATCCCCATCTGCATTACAGGCTCCAGATGCTCGGTTGTCCCTTGTTGCCACCTTTGAATGTGACACACTTCCATTGTGCCTGCAGTGTCCCTGATTGGCTGATGAGTGTGGGAAACTCTGCAGAGCTAGAGCCTCACACATTATTATGCAGAGTGAGGGGTATAAAGAGGGGAGGGTTTGCTTCACTAGCTGCATATCACTTGGATTAGATATCAGAGGATACTTCCAGTAAACCAGCTGCTACTCACTGACTGTGCGGGATGGCTCCTTGTAACATCAGGATACAGGGTGCTGATAACAGCAAGTCAAAAGGAATAAGAAAGGTAGGAATTGCTTTCTGTTTATAGTGCTAAACTCCAGGAGCCATGGGGGAAAAAATATTCTTTGCAATTAATTTATTGGGGTAACAGCAAAATGAGTATTGAGTAATGAGTAATGGGTTGTGATGCACATTCAACTTTCCAAGCCGCAAATATCCCTACTTCACATGATGAATGGGGCTTTTGTAGATTGGAAAGCTCTTCACATCCTTTTTTGCTACCTATCCTGGAGTACAATAACTCACTGTAAAAGCACATGGGAAATTCTAATGACTTCATGTTTTCTTCTCCAGATGAGGAAGCCTGTGATTGAGAAGATGAGGAGAGATCGTATTAACAGCAGCATTGAGCAGCTCAAGACCTTACTGGAGAAAGAGTTTCAGAAACATGAACTTCCATCCAAACCAGAGAAAGCTGATATCCTGGAGATGACAGTTAGCTTCCTGCAGCAGCACATGGCTGAGAAACGTAAGTGTCCTGTGGTGTCTGGTTGTAAAACAGGGGAGCTGATTCTCTTAAAACAAAAGCCAAAGTACAATATTAAGTGTAATACAAGTTTAATcgggtttttttctttcttctatagCTGCACCACCATCCAACCAAACCTACAGAGAAGGTCACTCCAGATGTCTCCAGGACTTCTTTCACTTCCTCTCCCTGCATAAACAGACAGAGAGTCAGGTGAAGCTATTTACTAATATCTATGGGCCTCAAGCTAGATCAGTGAGTGAATATCCCGCCTTACTATCTTGCTATCAAAACTCTGCTAAACAGACAGCTCAGAAGAACACCAAAGCCATGTGGAGACCATGGTAATGCAGGATTTTCTACTGTTTGTAGACCTTGTACTGATGGTTGAAAACTATATTTGTTGGACAACAAGGACTCATTCTGTCTGCAAAGCTTTAAGTACAACACCAAATGCACAGTAATactttagaaaaaatatatattcttattATATAATGTCACCTTGTGAATATGTATGTTTTATATACAAAAAACTGTTGATATTTTGACTATATTATCTCTTTTCTAAAtaatactgtgtctgtgcagctGTTTTCACCTATGCTTGTTGGTGCATTCCTAAAGGATGTAGCATTAATACTATTGTATTTGAATGCAGGTTACTACTGTATGTTATGCCTTCCATGAAGGTGATGTACTGAATCATGTTAGCTCAAATGTGATAAGAGTTGCACCTATTACTATTCAGGAGGTGACTAAGATGCCTTTATTTTTCACAATATAATACAGTTACAGTAACTTTAACACTGTTAGCCCTATTCTGTACTGAGTACATAAAAGTAAAGCTTGTTACAAGCTGCCTATTTAGTGTCATGTTTACACCGGATAATATTGACTTTCAATGAGTGTGAATTGTATAGTGATTTGATAGATTTCAGTGTATGTGGGTATTCCCAATAAATGCTGAATAGTTTATTGATTTATTAAATAATTGTATGCATTATCAGTGAGTCCTTAACACATATCTGTAAGGTGTGCTCTGCAATCTTTGTAGAAATTTTCAACAGATATGGGATGTGTTATCAACACATATATTTGTAAAATAAGTAGATGTATTCCTATGAAATGTGATCTATTTTTATATGCTTTTATTGCCTGCAATATTTGTAAGAACTATTATAAAGCTACTTGTAACGGTATAGTGATTCATTTGACGTTTGACAATGTATTTTTGTGAACAACAAAGGTCTTGGAACTGAATAAAATAACCTTAAAAAAAAGAGTGTTCATATTTTCTTGTTTGTATATTAAAGATTACAGATGGGCTGCCacaatgtatctatatatatatatatttctcaaaccgttgtatgcctgtctgtctgtctgtcctgtg from Ascaphus truei isolate aAscTru1 chromosome 6, aAscTru1.hap1, whole genome shotgun sequence encodes:
- the LOC142497338 gene encoding transcription factor HES-5-like encodes the protein MAPCNIRIQGADNSKSKGIRKMRKPVIEKMRRDRINSSIEQLKTLLEKEFQKHELPSKPEKADILEMTVSFLQQHMAEKPAPPSNQTYREGHSRCLQDFFHFLSLHKQTESQVKLFTNIYGPQARSVSEYPALLSCYQNSAKQTAQKNTKAMWRPW